A window of the Sardina pilchardus chromosome 21, fSarPil1.1, whole genome shotgun sequence genome harbors these coding sequences:
- the LOC134069133 gene encoding zinc finger protein 853-like, translating to MSSSALFQNKLVSVMEILVNSAVADICRLVDDGAAVLHFEISRSKSENEDLRLKLQLMQRELETVRRGRERSLKSVGIQCVDFSERQELSITIKQEQQNGLQGEREERTAANNIIGGDWSLGLPEPSARTERSGRTGLAKESTHNHGEFNTRHHRAKRNLAQVNSHQPERPTEGHYEVGGPKTAGHHLQRDSRSGSPSVKSHREESSLSLKSEDKPSCERVGKDDDKHPLEQQQQQQQHQQQLPFSPSEPYADFRDKIAFPSDVCEVEYELDDEVCNLGDQGSFVSGHQTRPKQEQEGEGSGMGQVEHAPPPDVSPRCLYQAASDLTFALQAVGGVGMPAADVAPAPPPPPQSGPSAARPHVCTQCGRGFAHTHVLKRHLVVHSGLRPHPCGYCGKRFSLRDSLRRHQRIHTGERPYGCQLCGKRFTQRTHLNIHLSVHTGIRPFTCTHCGRSFTQTHVLRRHMRIHAAEGSFYQEDS from the exons ATGTCGAGTTCAGCTCTGTTCCAGAACAAATTAGTATCCGTCATGGAGATACTTGTAAATTCGGCAGTGGCCGATATTTGTAGATTAGTGGATGACGGTGCTGCTGTGTTGCATTTCGAAATTTCTCGAAGTAAATCAGAAAACGAGGACCTCAGGTTGAAATTACAATTAATGCAAAGAGAGTTGGAAACAgtgagaagaggaagggagaggtcATTGAAATCTGTTGGTATTCAG TGTGTGGACTTCAGTGAACGCCAGGAACTGTCCATCACGATTAAACAAGAACAACAGAATGGTCTgcaaggagaaagggaggagaggacagctgCAAATAACATCATTG GTGGAGATTGGTCTTTAGGCCTACCTGAGCCTTCAGCCAGGACAGAGAGATCAGGTCGCACCGGTTTGGCAAAGGAATCTACCCATAACCATGGGGAGTTTAACACAAGGCATCATAGAGCTAAAAGAAACCTTGCTCAGGTCAATAGTCACCAACCAGAAAGGCCAACAGAGGGACACTATGAAGTTGGAGGGCCAAAGACTGCAGGACACCATTTGCAGAGGGACTCCAGATCAGGATCTCCATCTGTCAAgtctcacagagaagagagcagtTTGTCCCTGAAGTCTGAGGATAAACCGAGTTGTGAGCGCGTTGGGAAAGATGATGATAAACATCCACtggagcagcaacagcagcagcagcagcatcaacaaCAGCTGCCGTTCTCTCCATCAGAGCCCTATGCTGATTTCAGAGATAAGATAGCATTTCCATCTGATGTCTGTGAGGTAGAGTACGAGCTGGATGACGAGGTCTGCAACTTGGGGGACCAAGGCAGTTTCGTCTCTGGACATCAGACAAGACCAAAACAGGAACaagaaggagaggggagtggtATGGGACAGGTAGAGCACGCTCCTCCTCCAGATGTCTCACCTCGGTGCCTTTACCAGGCAGCGTCGGACTTGACCTTTGCCCTGCAAGCGGTTGGTGGTGTGGGTATGCCAGCAGCGGACGTGGCaccggcaccaccaccaccaccacagtcaGGCCCCTCAGCAGCTCGTCCGCACGTTTGCACGCAGTGCGGCCGCGGCTTTGCGCACACGCACGTGCTGAAGCGCCACCTGGTGGTGCACTCGGGGCTGCGCCCGCACCCCTGCGGCTACTGCGGCAAGCGCTTCTCGCTGCGCGACAGCCTGCGGAGGCACCAGCGCATCCACACCGGCGAGAGGCCCTACGGCTGCCAGCTGTGCGGCAAGCGCTTCACGCAGCGCACGCATCTCAACATCCACCTGTCGGTGCACACCGGCATACGGCCTTTCACCTGCACGCACTGCGGTCGCAGCTTCACGCAGACGCACGTTCTGCGCAGGCACATGCGGATCCATGCTGCCGAGGGGTCGTTTTATCAGGAAGACTCCTGA